From the genome of Fusarium keratoplasticum isolate Fu6.1 chromosome 11, whole genome shotgun sequence, one region includes:
- a CDS encoding putative gamma-glutamylcyclotransferase, with the protein MDVLDELEAMANAVSLADSNEIDNSTIYRWQSLFGYSESEARDKIKEYRSSSHDFIASDSHWDMVRDQKQHEGFDREPYEYSCTAVARKSCHPLTLTQKQTQRLQTSTFLVKLEGPLQTVEAVAQAANMSSIQETMMASDSSGRTSSFCKVNGLEKLAIEAFLSKSKIHSAFSPTFIRISLARKELSTNSVYPTLGIDSTMPQHRLGKQNDSPQPTQNEYPIWYFFYGTLAQSEVLSDLLGTDPVYHDAKIRGGVVGSWGNYKALVDDPSQRNMVHEKAFLVTCEEDEEALRLYETEAYEIVRCRIEVDEGRVIDGLTFRWRDEY; encoded by the coding sequence ATGGATGTCCTCGACGAGTTGGAGGCTATGGCCAATGCCGTCTCACTGGCAGACTCCAACGAGATCGACAACAGCACAATTTACAGATGGCAGTCTTTGTTCGGCTACTCAGAATCCGAAGCCCGCGATAAAATCAAAGAATATCGCTCAAGTTCGCATGACTTCATCGCTTCTGATAGTCACTGGGACATGGTCCGAGATCAGAAACAACACGAAGGCTTCGACAGAGAGCCATACGAGTACTCGTGCACTGCTGTAGCACGCAAGTCATGCCATCCATTGACACTGACTCAAAAGCAGACGCAGAGGCTTCAGACTTCAACATTCTTGGTCAAGCTCGAGGGACCTCTTCAAACCGTTGAAGCTGTGGCTCAGGCTGCAAATATGTCTTCGATACAGGAGACTATGATGGCATCGGACTCATCGGGCCGGACCAGCTCCTTCTGTAAAGTCAACGGCCTTGAGAAACTGGCTATCGAGGCCTTTTTATCCAAGTCCAAAATTCACTCGGCATTCTCTCCTACCTTTATTCGAATCTCGCTTGCTCGAAAGGAGTTGTCAACCAACTCCGTCTATCCAACTCTTGGTATTGACTCGACAATGCCTCAGCATCGACTAGGAAAGCAGAATGACAGCCCCCAACCTACTCAGAACGAGTACCCTATTTGGTACTTTTTCTACGGTACTCTTGCGCAGAGTGAGGTCCTTTCCGACCTACTAGGCACTGATCCTGTTTATCACGATGCCAAGATCCGTGGTGGGGTTGTCGGAAGCTGGGGCAACTACAAGGCGCTTGTCGATGATCCAAGTCAGAGAAACATGGTACATGAGAAGGCATTTCTAGTCACGtgtgaagaggatgaggaagctcTGCGTCTATATGAGACGGAAGCGTACGAGATTGTCAGGTGCCGCATTGAGGTGGATGAGGGACGGGTCATTGATGGTTTAACATTTCGTTGGAGAGATGAATATTAA
- a CDS encoding NmrA domain-containing protein — MLVLVPGVTGNLGLHLIDSLVSRGHQVRGLGRSPAKLTDEQRSKLESFVEIQSYYDIEALDKGCAGVDAIICAYAGTPVMHLDAQLILLRAAERAGITRFLAASWNADWRHLQLGMHQSYDACIAFYQQAKLTSTIKPIWILTGGLAEVYFSVPGHGNFSPAYNGPWDPENKTVDIWGTGDETWDLTTEKDAAEFSAEVIQRDDAPEGGFWELHSGAYSPKELARIYKEVRGVEIAQKYRGTLDDLRELAYSMRSQKAYNDYYSFIGLFYQLFQLDGTYSLKNIDNDKLNVKTTSIEEFLRQNPQI, encoded by the coding sequence ATGCTCGTCCTTGTCCCTGGAGTCACTGGCAATCTCGGCCTGCATCTGATCGACAGCCTCGTCTCTCGTGGGCATCAAGTCCGCGGCCTCGGTCGATCTCCAGCAAAGCTCACCGACGAGCAGCGATCCAAACTGGAAAGCTTTGTCGAGATTCAAAGCTACTATGACATCGAAGCGTTGGATAAAGGCTGTGCTGGAGTTGATGCGATCATCTGCGCGTATGCAGGAACTCCTGTGATGCACCTGGATGCCCAGCTGATCCTCCTACGAGCCGCTGAGCGTGCCGGCATCACCCGTTTCCTGGCCGCTAGCTGGAACGCCGACTGGAGGCACCTTCAACTTGGAATGCACCAAAGCTACGATGCTTGCATTGCCTTCTATCAACAGGCCAAGCTGACTTCAACCATCAAGCCGATCTGGATTCTTACCGGCGGCCTTGCCGAGGTCTACTTCTCCGTCCCCGGCCACGGTAACTTCTCTCCCGCCTACAACGGCCCTTGGGATCCAGAAAATAAGACCGTTGACATTTGGGGCACTGGTGATGAGACCTGGGACTTGACCACTGAGAAGGACGCCGCCGAATTCTCAGCCGAGGTTATCCAACGCGACGATGCCCCAGAAGGTGGCTTCTGGGAGCTGCATTCCGGCGCCTACTCGCCCAAGGAGCTGGCGAGGATCTACAAGGAGGTCAGAGGCGTCGAAATTGCCCAGAAGTACCGAGGAACGCTGGACGATCTGCGGGAGCTTGCCTACTCCATGAGGAGCCAGAAGGCCTACAATGACTACTACAGCTTCATCGGCCTGTTTTATCAACTTTTCCAACTGGACGGAACTTATTCCCTCAAGAATATTGACAACGACAAGTTGAATGTCAAGACTACGTCGATTGAAGAGTTTCTCCGCCAAAATCCCCAGATTTAA
- a CDS encoding HET domain-containing protein produces MGNSCQRYSYQPLAQDSIRLITIKPGPWDSIIECEVDIRKLGEGGSSFRALSYVWGDSNVRCTIHLNGNEFGVTVNLFEGLRQIRESMFKDGTLRQLPIWADAICISQEDNEEKVKQIPKMHDIYNTAEEVLLRLGVMPIPPNFVEPCIGDDRLRPLLGFSDEDRSMSEELREKVLQKYVRYAHLTELQHLYLGPRLSVRYQLMFAAIASALRRCSYFQRVWTVQEAVLAKDDPIILVSRHVLSWHEFARINDERVNQRSEVSKGPHTSFPGISSLRVQRARGEARLVHHRLLDLIQDFSDLACTEAVDKIYGLLAMVPLHSFPERRFPKSLRPNYNIPCEEVYWKYAEYIFNTTGDLRLLDKCTWPLPGVPSWVPAIGTTEQKSSVVKSSTLPNSDKFSRSYPSFSADLREMSMTGHNYGVCVDRMERPSNVLRPGDLDLVGTSMDLRDTMCQLRERILGPLAQSMDLSEMKDFCSGHQDFAECALEGWKELAAFAWASLRTSKGEVFTFRDSLWLDNLQPRKGDHIFKPDGMKSIVILRPASDGRFRLNNYVLPSVYQGNYSAITHKAEEELFPLLRKLGVAFYAYSPIAGGVLAKSPAQIKAGGMRFSPDQMYGLYHQMYVKDALLDALDDWEGIPTREGVSKAELAYRWIVHHSELKGSYGDGVVVGASRPSQLEETLSFCDGGPLTDAAVEGIQAIWDKVKDCAPTDNCQAVRG; encoded by the exons ATGGGGAACTCCTGTCAGCGCTACTCTTATCAGCCTCTGGCCCAGGACTCAATCCgactcatcaccatcaaacCCGGGCCATGGGACTCTATCATAGAATGTGAAGTCGACATCAGGAAGCTTGGAGAGGGCGGGAGTAGCTTCAGAGCTCTATCATACGTCTGGGGTGACAGCAATGTCCGCTGTACGATACACCTCAACGGCAACGAGTTTGGGGTGACAGTGAACCTCTTTGAGGGACTTCGACAGATTCGGGAGTCCATGTTCAAAGATGGCACTCTCCGCCAATTACCTATATGGGCAGATGCCATCTGCATTAGCCAAGAAGACAACGAAGAGAAGGTGAAGCAGATCCCCAAGATGCATGACATCTACAAcaccgccgaggaggttCTCTTGCGGCTTGGAGTCATGCCTATCCCACCCAACTTTGTAGAGCCGTGCATCGGCGACGACCGTTTGCGACCACTGCTGGGTTTTAGCGATGAAGATCGTTCAATGAGTGAAGAGCTTAGGGAGAAGGTCCTCCAGAAATACGTCCGGTACGCCCACTTGACGGAACTCCAGCATCTGTATCTAGGCCCACGACTGTCCGTTAGGTATCAGCTGATGTTCGCTGCTATCGCCTCGGCTCTTCGTCGGTGTAGTTATTTCCAGAGGGTATGGACTGTTCAAGAAGCCGTGCTTGCGAAGGATGATCCCATCATCCTGGTGAGTCGACACGTCCTGAGCTGGCATGAGTTCGCGCGCATCAACGATGAGAGAGTCAATCAGCGCTCTGAAGTTTCAAAGGGTCCCCACACCTCGTTTCCTGGTATCTCATCGCTCAGGGTCCAGCGCGCCCGGGGTGAAGCCAGATTGGTCCATCATCGGTTGCTAGATCTCATTCAAGACTTCTCAGACCTCGCATGTACTGAGGCTGTGGACAAGATATACGGCCTGCTCGCCATGGTTCCCCTTCATAGTTTTCCCGAGCGTCGTTTTCCCAAGAGCCTTCGGCCAAACTACAACATACCTTGCGAGGAAGTCTACTGGAAATACGCCGAGTATATCTTTAACACAACTGGCGACCTCCGCCTTCTAGATAAGTGTACGTGGCCTCTTCCTGGGGTGCCTTCCTGGGTTCCAGCCATCGGTACTACTGAACAGAAGAGCTCAGTAGTAAAGTCCAGCACTTTACCAAACTCGGACAAATTCTCAAGGTCATATCCAAGTTTTTCGGCAGACCTCCGGGAGATGTCCATGACTGGACACAACTACGGTGTTTGCGTAGATCGCATGGAGCGCCCTTCGAATGTGCTCAGGCCTGGAGACCTAGATCTCGTGGGGACATCTATGGATCTCCGGGACACGATGTGCCAGCTTAGAGAGAGAATCCTGGGGCCTCTAG CTCAGAGTATGGACTTGAGCGAAATGAAAGACTTTTGCTCTGGGCATCAAGACTTTGCGGAGTGTGCACTGGAGGGCTGGAAGGAGCTGGCAGCCTTTGCGTGGGCCTCGTTGAGAACGAGCAAGGGGGAGGTATTCACCTTCCGTGATAGCCTGTGGCTCGACAACCTGCAGCCTCGCAAAGGAGATCACATCTTCAAGCCCGATGGGATGAAGAGCATCGTTATTCTTCGTCCAGCGTCTGATGGCAGGTTTCGTCTG AACAACTACGTCTTGCCCTCTGTCTACCAGGGAAACTACTCAGCCATCACCCacaaggcggaggaggagcttttccctctcctccgGAAGCTGGGAGTGGCCTTTTACGCGTACTCACCCATTGCGGGGGGTGTTCTGGCCAAGTCGCCTGCCCAGATCAAGGCTGGGGGTATGAGGTTTAGCCCTGACCAGATGTATGGGCTGTATCATCAGATGTACGTCAAGGATGCGCTGTTGGACGCTTTGGATGACTGGGAGGGGATCCCCACGCGGGAGGGTGTCTCCAAGGCGGAGCTTGCGTATCGGTGGATCGTTCATCACAGCGAGCTGAAGGGGAGTTATGGGGACGGGGTCGTGGTGGGGGCCAGTAGGCCGTCTCAACTGGAGGAGACGCTTTCGTTCTGCGATGGAGGACCTTTGACTGATGCTGCTGTGGAGGGTATTCAGGCGATCTGGGATAAGGTGAAGGATTGTGCACCTACTGACAATTGTCAGGCCGTCCGGGGTTAG
- a CDS encoding Zn(2)-C6 fungal-type domain-containing protein, protein MTPYFPFVVFPADISVSITNSYRPCACLAALAAASHADTNRQKALGDLFHQVVAAKMVSGKFNDLDLLQGLLIHLAWAHYQPRPKRYTQHLHLATSIISDMRLDKPRRPELWDVDGGKDRDEPDWGPPEMRALAGAYYLSSTSSIVLQKSRHMSHSPYISKCCEHLGLLNMHPTDRYLVYIIRVQTLIERVDDIVNKPSAAHDLSPFWEETQRIAQECADIKATLPFPLSDSPPLLLQLHMLELLLSQSSPRGTPFGLDKFQRNQNPTEGQPAIIDWLSASMSAARSLISVVLVLPHGEEMAMSNMGWIMMYCGLSLAVRLDLLAIRGPISGSTGHLRRFLDMPHTLRQIVLRLEAARHGDKATAANLHPFEGLARRVRRLEQWYHAQAGDDLVITTTPSPQVVDQPNAVTVDTDSMPVSNLPAYPNVSTWGGAGWYQGAEFDISTFLFTDPVDMPDSSLVVETRNTDSESD, encoded by the exons ATGACACCATACTTTCCGTTTGTTGTGTTCCCAGCGGACATCTCCGTTAGCATAACCAACTCGTATCGGCCGTGTGCCTGTCTAGCTGCGCTTGCAGCGGCCTCGCATGCAGATACGAACCGTCAAAAAGCACTTGGTGACCTTTTTCACCAAGTTgtggctgccaagatggttaGTGGAAAGTtcaatgaccttgacctACTGCAGGGTCTTCTTATACATCTTGCTTG GGCACACTACCAACCCCGACCAAAGAGATATACACAGCACTTGCACCTCGCCACAAGTATTATTAGCGATATGCGCCTTGATAAACCTAGAAGACCGGAGCTATGGGATGTGGACGGCGGTAAAGATAGGGACGAACCAGACTGGGGCCCACCCGAGATGCGCGCTCTTGCAGGTGCATATTACCTATCATCTAC CTCCTCTATTGTGCTCCAGAAATCACGTCACATGTCGCACTCGCCTTATATCTCAAAATGCTGCGAGCATCTCGGCCTACTAAACATGCACCCCACTGACAGGTATCTTGTCTACATTATCCGCGTGCAGACTCTTATTGAAAGGGTCGACGACATAGTCAACAAGCCTTCTGCTGCTCATGATCTTTCGCCTTTCTGGGAGGAGACTCAACGGATTGCTCAGGAGTGTGCTGATATCAAGGCGACATTGCCCTTTCCTCTCAGTGACAGTC CACCATTACTCTTGCAACTCCATATGCTGGAacttctcctcagccagTCATCGCCCCGAGGAACTCCGTTTGGGCTCGACAAGTTTCAGCGCAACCAGAACCCAACAGAGGGCCAACCTGCCATCATAGACTGGCTTTCTGCCAGCATGTCAGCGGCTCGGTCCTTGATTAGTGTGGTGCTTGTTCTACCACACGGAGAAGAAATGGCAATGTCAAATATGGGCTGGATCATGATGTATTGCGGCTTATCGCTGGCAGTCCGTCTCGATCTTCTTGCCATCAGAGGGCCCATCTCTGGGTCCACTGGACACCTTCGTCGGTTCCTGGATATGCCTCATACACTTCGGCAGATTGTGCTCCGCCTAGAGGCAGCACGACATGGGGACAAGGCTACTGCTGCTAATCTGCACCCGTTCGAAGGTTTGGCCAGACGAGTTCGTCGGCTGGAGCAGTGGTACCACGCTCAGGCTGGTGATGACCTGGTAATCACCACCACACCCAGCCCGCAGGTTGTGGACCAACCCAATGCAGTGACAGTGGACACCGACAGCATGCCCGTCTCGAACTTGCCAGCTTATCCGAATGTCAGTACCTGGGGAGGGGCTGGTTGGTACCAGGGGGCGGAGTTTGACATCAGCACTTTTCTCTTTACGGACCCTGTTGACATGCCTG ACTCTAGTTTGGTCGTTGAGACCCGCAACACCGACTCCGAGTCGGACTAA
- a CDS encoding Beta-lactamase domain-containing protein yields MRSFIPLAAAASVLGGFTTTVSAQQNDDDIPFSACPLVGAYYPPPTIDKSSKTFSQLQSKFAGVFDDLIKNGGSEDYGPISANTTSFSVVLFGGAESLRDDPVFFEYHYTSPEDQAATKTNLTSTTKFPVGDLTMVFTVYAWLVKNGDNWETPITKYLPELARVKGSLTVPWKDVTIGSLAGQMSGLSRQSQACAIGEPCNYASFVRDFANKPPVFLPDSTPIVSYAAFQLLAFAMERQDRHRGRKNSWGSVLDDALLHSLNMKSSALLCPDDTDVFAIDGLNLSQIGEPGALSLVSSIEDLARAGHSMLSSTLLSPAVTRRWLHPNMDTSNLRNGVGRPWEVYRAGSTAISPVLDVLTKSGTIGQYASYFGLTPDFNAGFAILAHDSTVEDRKLDLNVYADIVSESLGYMQAFAAKELAQRYAGTYQAANGGAAVLNITDNGPGLEIQNLTIGKVDVKAETAKKLGIKVAELDFRIYPTNVQDKSKHQFVAVFQDRSAPIDMGTPTCITWQEVGAVAGVEETLVFLLGKDRSVVGFELPEAKVKFERAP; encoded by the exons ATGCGTTCATTTATTCCTTTGGCGGCTGCCGCATCGGTCTTGGGCGGATTCACCACTACAGTCTCTGCTCAGCAAAATGACGACGACATTCCCTTTTCGGCCTGCCCTCTCGTAGGAGCGTACTACCCTCCTCCGACCATCGACAAGTCGTCCAAGACTTTTTCTCAACTTCAATCAAAGTTCGCTGGAGTTTTTGATGACCTAATCAAGAATGGCGGAAGCGAGGACTATGGTCCTATCTCGGCAAACACCACTTCTTTCTCCGTGGTTCTCTTTGGAGGTGCTGAATCTCTTCGCGATGATCCGGTCTTTTTCGAGTACCACTACACCTCTCCCGAGGATCAGGCTGCCACAAAGACCAACCTCACCTCGACAACGAAGTTCCCCGTTGGCGATTTGACCATGGTGTTTACCGTGTATGCATGGCTGGTCAAGAATGGCGACAATTGGGAGactcccatcaccaagtaCCTGCCAGAGTTGGCGAGGGTCAAAGGATCGCTGACGGTGCCTTGGAAAGATGTCACGATTGGATCTTTGGCTGGTCAAATGTCTGGACTCAGTCGCCAAT CCCAAGCGTGTGCCATTGGCGAGCCTTGCAATTATGCAT CCTTTGTCCGCGATTTCGCAAACAAGCCTCCCGTTTTCCTCCCCGATTCAACTCCGATTGTGTCGTACGCTGCCTTCCAGCTGCTCGCCTTTGCCATGGAGAGGCAAGACCGACACAGAGGGAGAAAGAATTCTTGGGGTTCTGTTCTCGACGATGCTCTGCTGCACTCTTTGAACATGAAGTCCAGCGCTCTGCTGTGCCCTGACGACACAGACGTGTTTGCCATTGACGGACTGAACCTTTCGCAAATCGGCGAACCTGG TGCCTTGTCCCTCGTCAGCTCAATCGAGGACCTTGCCCGAGCCGGTCATTCCATGCTGTCTTCCACTCTTCTGTCACCTGCAGTCACTCGACGATGGCTCCACCCCAACATGGACACATCCAACCTGCGCAACGGAGTTGGCCGTCCTTGGGAGGTCTACCGTGCTGGATCCACCGCCATCTCGCCCGTTCTGGATGTCTTAACCAAGAGCGGCACAATCGGACAGTATGCTAGCTACTTTGGTCTCACGCCTGACTTTAACGCCGGTTTCGCTATTCTTGCGCATGATAGCACTGTCGAAGACCGCAAGCTTGATCTCAACGTGTATGCCGACATTGTCAGCGAGTCGCTTGGCTACATGCAGGCCTTTGCAGCCAAGGAGTTGGCACAGCGCTATGCAGGCACCTACCAGGCTGCTAACGGAGGTGCGGCTGTTCTCAACATTACCGATAACGGCCCAGGTCTAGAGATCCAGAACCTCACCATCGGCAAGGTGGATGTCAAGGCggagacggccaagaagcttggaATCAAGGTCGCCGAGTTGGATTTCAGAATCTACCCTACCAACGTGCAGGACAAGTCCAAGCACCAATTTGTTGCCGTGTTCCAGGACAGGAGCGCTCCTATTGACATGGGGACACCAACTTGTATTACCTGGCAGGAGGTTGGTGCCGTTGCTGGGGTTGAGGAGACTCTTGTCTTTCTTCTGGGTAAGGATAGGAGCGTTGTTGGTTTTGAGCTTCCTGAGGCCAAGGTGAAGTTTGAGCGGGCGCCATGA